Proteins from one Sander lucioperca isolate FBNREF2018 chromosome 16, SLUC_FBN_1.2, whole genome shotgun sequence genomic window:
- the cpne1 gene encoding copine-1 isoform X1: MAVVIRLQGLPIVAGTMDIRHFFSGLTIPDGGVHIVGGEHGEAFIVFATDEDARLGMMRTGGSIKTSKVSLLLSSKTEMQNMIELSRRRFEAGAGAAETAAPTAGNANRQAGTAPIPSVQSGAGGRSSSHGNQGFGNTSASGTAASSSQEPPSNKAVASVVSSFPNSYSSAPTITTALASLNAGPPPIPPLPSMPSMPTLPTIPVPPPVSSLPPVPTVSPLSQGPPVPHMSHLAHMSSMPPFNPSLPPPGGMGSGLPLGTPNPMLFNPLSPLASLGLQAHMKAAAAAAAGVGVAHPDELFVLLQNLPFSCSEMDVREFFRGLGVDGVRLLRDGQGRPTGRAMVKFFSPQDSFEAVKRGSGMMGQRFIDISPGSERQWASLNDGMMGHAPHNISKSNNSNESQDQHHRRGNAGAGGRDQRGRSRSPHRQEFCVYLKGLPYEADKKQIKEFFNNLAIMEDSIYIAYGPNGRATGEGFLEFKTEQDYKTALGAHMQYMGTRFIQVHPISQKGMLEKIDAIRKREAVQGDGKNQDGLKVPRNCAHITNIPYNVSKKDVRAFLEGVGLYEDTLKVLTDSHGNGLGQAIFQLRTEEDARKAERLHRQKLNGRDAFVHLVTFEQMKEIERNPPPQNKRGQRNQNQQNQNQNQHQQAQPSSQQPQINPFAGISGEEFNFLRNTMGNLNSAPFVTQFSAPGNGLAGPPPLPPLAAGLGDINLGVAPPLVAGLPGGPILEPLGFRPGGAGGPPFSQDALRGLVPFDNANRKGGGGGQSRGGGANNNQGRPGGGAAGGQQVFTPGADSLRNQQAPGGPNNPNNQRGAAGPTIVKLQNMPFTVTVDEIMDFFYGYQVLQGSVCLQFSEKGLPTGEAMVAFQNHEEATAAVMDLNDRPIGARKVKISLG, translated from the coding sequence ATGGCGGTAGTCATCAGGCTGCAGGGTTTGCCCATAGTGGCCGGAACCATGGACATCAGACACTTCTTCTCTGGGCTAACCATCCCTGACGGGGGAGTGCACATCGTGGGGGGTGAGCATGGCGAAGCCTTCATTGTCTTTGCTACTGACGAGGACGCTCGGCTTGGGATGATGCGAACAGGCGGGTCCATCAAAACCTCCAAAGTGTCGCTGTTGCTTAGCAGCAAGACAGAGATGCAGAACATGATTGAACTCAGCCGCCGCAGGTTTGAGGCTGGGGCGGGCGCTGCGGAGACGGCTGCACCTACAGCAGGAAATGCCAACCGGCAAGCAGGCACCGCCCCCATACCCTCAGTGCAGTCCGGGGCTGGGGGGAGAAGCAGTAGCCATGGAAACCAAGGTTTTGGCAACACCTCAGCCTCAGGGACGGCAGCAAGCTCATCTCAAGAGCCACCGAGCAACAAGGCAGTGGCCAGTGTGGTGTCCAGCTTCCCCAACAGCTACAGCTCCGCCCCCACAATCACCACAGCTCTGGCATCGCTCAATGCAGGCCCCCCACCCATCCCGCCACTTCCTAGCATGCCTTCCATGCCCACTCTGCCCACTATTCCAGTTCCTCCTCCAGTGTCCTCCCTTCCCCCTGTACCTActgtctctcccctttcccAAGGTCCTCCCGTGCCTCATATGTCCCACCTCGCCCACATGTCCTCTATGCCTCCCTTCAACCCCTCCCTACCTCCCCCAGGGGGAATGGGTTCCGGCCTCCCTCTTGGAACCCCCAACCCCATGCTATTCAACCCCCTCTCACCTCTGGCCTCGCTGGGCCTCCAGGCCCATATGAAGGCTGCTGCTGCCGCAGCCGCAGGGGTTGGCGTGGCCCATCCCGATGAGTTGTTTGTCCTTCTGCAGAACCTCCCGTTCTCCTGCTCAGAGATGGATGTCAGGGAGTTTTTCCGTGGTCTGGGGGTGGATGGGGTTCGCCTGCTGAGGGACGGGCAGGGTCGGCCAACTGGCAGGGCTATGGTCAAGTTTTTCTCCCCCCAGGACAGCTTCGAAGCTGTGAAGCGGGGAAGTGGCATGATGGGCCAAAGGTTCATTGACATCAGCCCTGGCTCTGAGCGGCAGTGGGCCAGCCTCAATGACGGCATGATGGGCCACGCTCCTCACAATATCAGCAAATCAAATAACAGCAATGAGTCACAGGACCAACATCACCGCCGTGGTAATGCTGGGGCAGGAGGCAGGGATCAGCGAGGAAGGTCGCGATCTCCCCACCGGCAGGAGTTCTGCGTCTACCTGAAGGGCCTTCCCTACGAGGCCGACAAGAAACAGATAAAGGAGTTCTTTAACAATTTGGCCATCATGGAGGACAGCATCTACATCGCCTATGGGCCAAATGGGCGAGCCACGGGAGAGGGCTTTCTTGAATTCAAAACGGAACAGGACTACAAGACTGCTCTGGGTGCTCACATGCAGTACATGGGCACTCGCTTCATCCAGGTCCACCCAATCAGCCAGAAGGGAATGCTTGAAAAGATAGATGCCATTCGCAAACGTGAAGCAGTACAGGGTGATGGCAAGAACCAGGATGGCTTGAAAGTTCCCAGGAACTGTGCTCACATCACCAACATCCCTTACAATGTCTCCAAGAAGGATGTCCGTGCCTTCCTGGAGGGTGTGGGGCTTTACGAAGACACCTTAAAGGTTCTGACGGATAGCCACGGCAACGGTTTAGGGCAAGCTATTTTCCAGCTGCGCACCGAGGAAGACGCCCGCAAAGCTGAAAGACTGCACCGCCAAAAACTCAATGGCCGCGATGCCTTTGTCCACCTGGTGACATTTGAGCAGATGAAGGAAATTGAGAGGAATCCTCCTCCCCAGAACAAGAGGGGCCAACGCAACCAGAACCAGCAGAACCAAAATCAGAACCAGCACCAGCAAGCCCAGCCCAGTTCCCAGCAACCACAGATCAACCCATTTGCAGGGATTAGTGGGGAGGAGTTTAACTTTCTCAGAAACACAATGGGGAACCTCAACAGTGCCCCCTTTGTGACTCAATTCTCAGCTCCAGGGAATGGGCTGGCAggccctcctcctctccctcctctggcAGCAGGGCTGGGGGACATTAATCTGGGCGTTGCTCCTCCGCTAGTGGCTGGTCTTCCTGGAGGCCCGATCCTGGAGCCGCTAGGCTTTCGACCCGGAGGTGCAGGAGGACCTCCGTTTAGCCAGGATGCGCTGAGAGGGTTGGTGCCCTTTGACAATGCCAACAGaaaaggaggtggaggaggtcagagcagaggggggggggctaaCAACAATCAAGGGCGTCCAGGGGGCGGGGCTGCTGGTGGCCAGCAAGTGTTCACTCCAGGAGCGGACAGTCTCCGTAACCAGCAGGCCCCTGGAGGACCTAACAATCCCAACAATCAACGCGGCGCTGCTGGCCCGACAATTGTAAAGCTTCAGAACATGCCGTTTACTGTAACCGTGGACGAGATCATGGACTTCTTCTATGGCTACCAGGTCCTGCAAGGCTCAGTCTGCCTGCAGTTCAGTGAGAAAGGCCTGCCAACTGGCGAGGCCATGGTGGCCTTCCAGAACCACGAGGAGGCCACTGCCGCTGTTATGGACCTCAATGACCGACCTATTGGCGCACGCAAGGTCAAGATAAGCCTTGGttaa